The genomic stretch CTTACTTCAAACGTGGTTTTGCTTACCAAGATTTAGGAAATCAACGTACAGCAATTGAAGATTACAATCAAGCAATTCGGCTCAATCCCAAGTATGCCGCAGCCTATAACAATCGAGGTAATGCACGCTCAGAGCTAGGTAATAAACAAGCAGCTCTAGAAGATTACAATGAGGCAATACGTATTAACCCTAACTATTATCTTGCTTATTACAACCGTGGTCTAGTTTATCAAGAAAGAGGAAACAAACAAGCAGCTATAGAAGATTACACGCAGGCAATACGTATTAATCCTAACTATGAATCTGCCTACTACAACAGAGGTTTAGCTCACCAAGACAGTGGAGACAAACAAGCAGCCATAGACGACTATACCAAAGCAATCAGCATTAATCCCAATAAAGCCAATGCCTATTACAACAGGGGTATCGTTCGCTCTCAGTTAGGAGAAAAACAAAGCGCGATCGCAGATTATCAAAAAGCTGCCCAACTGTATCAGGAGCAAGGAAAAACAAAAGATTATCAAAATGCTCTCACACGCATCAGCTTGCTTCAGCGTTAGTTAAGAAGGCAGTCCCGATGAAACAAGTTTCATAAGCCTTGCTTGCATGAAAGTGTTTCTCTCCCCCCAACTTCCTCAACCTCCCCATCTCCCCCTGCTCTTTCAAGTCAGAAGGAAATTAAGACAGGCAGAGAGGGAGCAAGGGGCTAGAAAAAGTTGGTTTAATTAGCCTGCCTCCGGCGTCTATGTTTGTATAGCCGTACCCTTGTAGGGTATCGGAATATTGTAAAAAATCATGAAAAATCAAATCCCAAGGTTGAAATAACGATTATGACTTGTGAAGTCTAAATTTAGCTTTTATTTTTGAGAGTTTAACTTTGTTATCATCATTATTCGCTGTTAATACTGCTTCCGGCACCCCATTACCATTAACTGATCCAGTTTATATTTTTTGTATTTTATTGTTAGCGATCGCCACAGCACCCCTAATCGCCAAACTACTGCGTCTGCCACCTTTAGTTGTACTAATTATATTAGGTGCTATCTTAGGTTCCAATGTTCTAGGAATCTTAGCGCGAGACAGTCAATTAATTCTGTTAGAAAAAATAGGTCTGCTGTATATTATGTTGTTAGCAGGCTTACAAATGGATTTAAGTAAATTTAGACAAGTGGGAGTGCGATCGCTAATTTTTGGGTTACTCACATTTGGTCTACCCTTAACAATAGGCATTGTATCCGGTCATGGGCTGACAACGAGCTTTTTAGGCAGCGCACTTTTAGGAATTCTCTATTCTCCTCATACTTTGGTTTCTTATCCAATCGTGACGGTTTTAGGAATCGTGCAAAAAGAAGCTGTTGCAGTTGCTATTGGCGGCACAATCGTTACATCAATTCTCACCCTCAGTGGTTTATCAATTGTACAAGCGATCGCAGGTGGTAGCGTCGGAATTCTTTTGTGGATTAAGTTACTAATTCTGTTACCGTTACTAGTGCTAATCTGTCTTTGGGGTATACCTAAATTTGGACAGCGTTTTCTTTTCAATCAATCAGTACCATCTCTGAGCAATCAATTTATCTTCATTCTCGGTTGCCTATTTTTAACAGCAAGTGCTGCACTCTTACTAGGTGTTGATTCTATTGTTGGAGCCTTTATAGCTGGATTATCTTTGAATCCTCTGATTAAGAATGAAAAAACTTTAATGGAACGGGTTGAATTTGTCGGTAACAGCCTATTTATTCCTGCATTTTTAATCTCCGTAGGGATTTTATCTAACCCACGAATTTTATTTACTCATCCAGAAAATTTAGGACTTGCCCTGATTGTGGTAACAGGAGCAGTAGGCGGTAAATTTCTCGCAGCTTGGATTGCTGGGCTTTTCTTTCGCTACTCCTTTGCAGAGATAATGACAATCTTAGGCTTAACAATGTCTCGCGCAGCTTTAGTATTGGTAGTAGCTCTGTATGGCAAACAGGTAGGATTGCTAAATGAGGGTTTATTTAATGCCATCATTTTTTATATTTTAATTACCTGTTTGATTGGCCCTTTAGTGACAAATTATTTTGGCAAAAAAGTTGCAGGCAATTAATACTAATTTTAGATTTTGGAGCCACTGCGTTGCGGAGGTTCCCTCCGTTGTAGCAAGTGGCGTGATTTTGGATTAAAAGACTTTCTATACCAATTTGGTATCAGCAGATGAAATATCTTTGTCAGTATAGTTTGCTTAAGTAGGTGGACATAATTAAATGTAAAATGCCACTTGTAGACAGCTTACGAAAACAGTCTTTTACCTATTGCCTTCCGTCTCCTGCTTAACAAGAATTAATATTCTCATCAACTGCGAAAAAAAGCTAAATGAGCTACAACAGTTGACATATTCAAGCGATTTAAAGAATCATCTTAGGAACACCGGATAGTCGCTTGTGAGGAAACTATGCACACAGTTGTTCTCGTTTTGATAGAGGTGCTAATTGTTATTGGGCTGTCTCGGCTAGTAGGATTGGCATTCCGGTGGATTAACCAACCGCTCGTCATTGGTGAAATTGTAGCTGGAATTATGCTTGGCCCTTCTTTTTTTGGCTTAATTGCTCCAGGGCTAGCAGCAACTTTGTTTCCAGCCCAAACAGCCCCCTTCCTGAATGTTTTATCTCAGGTAGGGCTAATCTTTTTTATGTTTTTGATTGGATTGGAACTAAATCCTAAATACATTAGTGGCAATTTAGAAATAGCAATTTTGACTTCCCATGTCAGTATTTTAGTACCGTTTTCCTTAGGAACTCTGCTAGCAGTACTAATTTATCCTTTACTTTCTAATGCTAGTGTGTCGTTTACAGCCTTCGCCCTTTTTTTGGGAGCAGCAATGTCGATTACTGCTTTTCCTGTACTGGCACGAATTATTACCGAGAACAACTTGCAGAGAACGCGATTAGGTACTTTAGCGCTAACTTGTGCTGCTGTGGATGATCTGACTGCTTGGTGCATATTAGCAGTGGCGATCGCTGTAGCACGTACCGGAACTATTGCTAGTGCTTTTCCTACAATTGCAGAGAGTTTGGTATACATAGGCGTAATGGTGACACTAGGACGAATTTTTCTGTCTCGCCTGGCTACCTACTATCGTCGCACCGGACGCCTCAATCATTTTGTTCTCGCCTTAATTTATATTGGCGTAATTGCTTCGGCGCTGATCACCGAACTAATTGGCATTCACCTAATCTTTGGGGCATTTTTACTAGGGGCAATTATGCCTAAGAATGCAGGTTTGGTGAGAGAATTGGCAACAAAAACCGAAGATTTTGTCTTAATATTCCTGCTACCAGTATTTTTTGCTTACAGTGGGTTGCGGACAGAAATTGGCTTGCTCAATCGCCCTGAATTATGGATTTTGTGTGTATTAGTACTTGCAGTGGCGATCGCGGGTAAATATATCGGCACCTATGTAGCAGCCAGAGTTAGTGGCATTGAAAAGCGAGAAGCTTCTGCCCTTGGTTGGCTAATGAATACTCGTGGCTTGACTGAGCTAATAGTCCTTAACATTGGTTTGGAGTTAGGAGTAATTTCGCCCTTGCTCTTCACCATGTTGGTAATTATGGCGTTGGTAACGACATTTATGACATCGCCACTACTAGAGTGGACTTATCCGAAAAAGCTGATCAAATTAGATGTAGTAGAAGCAGAATCTGAAGTAGAGACAGTTGTAGAAACTACTGTTAGTGGAGATAATTTTAGTCGTCCTTACCGAATTTTAGTGCCAATCGCCAATCCTGACACTCAAAAAGGTTTGGTGCAACTAGCAACAGCGATCGCAATTAACAATATACATCCCGCCACTGTTAACCCCCTCAGCTTGATCGAACTAGAGGAAGATTATGCCTTTGAGAGTACCCCCGTTGAAGCAGATAGATTAATTCAACAGCGTCGCCAACATTTAGAAGAGTTGATTCAACGCTTAGAACCACCAACAGTTCGTTCCTATGTGCATCCCATCATTCGCGTGTCTAATAACGTTGCACGGGAAACTGCTCAAATTGCCGCACTTGAACAAGCTGATTTAATTATCGTCGGCTGGCATCGCCCTGCTTTTAGTAACAATCGTTTAGGTGGACGAGTTGGTCAAATTTTAACCAGTGTACCTGTCGATGTTGCGGTGTTTATAGACAGAGGAGAAGAGCGGTTAGAAAGTTTGCTAGTTCCTTATTCTGCCAATATTCACGATGATTTAGCTTTGATACTTGCTCTAAGATTATTAGTAAATCGTGATACTAGTCACTTACAAATTTTACAGGTAGTATCAGAGCATCAAGTCAAAGATGAATTGAGTTATGAGTTTCGTTCTTTAATCGAGCAAATGCCTGGCAGGATTAGCGATCGCATTGACTTTATCACCGTTGCAGCTACAGAGCCAATCCAAGCCGTCGTTGCAGCCTCACAAAACGCCGGTCTCACCATTGCAGGTACAAGTCGTGCTTGGGGTATAGAACGTCAAACGCTAGGAAGATACACAGATGAACTAGCAATTCAGTGCCGCTCTTCCCTGCTCATCACTCGCCGTTATAGCCAAGTTACTTCTCATCTCGCCTCAGTGCTTGCTGAAATAAAGTCGGAAGTTACAAATTAGATAAGGGCTTAGGGGCTAGGGCAATGGGCAATACCCAATTCCCGATTCACGCTTGCCCAAATTAAATACCCAATTCCCAATCCCCGATTCCTGTTCCCCCAAGCCTCTCTACGAGTAATTCAGTAATCAAATCGGATTACTATATGCATCATTTCAACTTTAAATCTTTAAGCTTTTACAGTATAGCGATCGGTTCAGTTTTGCTTTTATTTAAAACTGTAACTACCTATGGAGAAAAAAATCTTCAGGCTCCTCCCCAAATTAACGGTCATTATCGTATAGTGTTGACAGAAAAATTATCCCCTTGCAACCAATCAAATCCAATATTATTGAATCTTTATCAATCGGGAATTTATTTAAACGGGTTTTTATCATCAGCAAACACTAGTACTGAAAAACTTTCTGCTGTAAGTCAAGCTAACCAATATCTCACAGGCAAATATCAAAATTCAACAGCAAGTTTATCTGGGCAAGTTTCTGATTCTGTACTTTGTAATAACGCAAATATAGAAACACAAGCAAATACCAAGCAAAAG from Chlorogloeopsis sp. ULAP01 encodes the following:
- a CDS encoding cation:proton antiporter, whose translation is MHTVVLVLIEVLIVIGLSRLVGLAFRWINQPLVIGEIVAGIMLGPSFFGLIAPGLAATLFPAQTAPFLNVLSQVGLIFFMFLIGLELNPKYISGNLEIAILTSHVSILVPFSLGTLLAVLIYPLLSNASVSFTAFALFLGAAMSITAFPVLARIITENNLQRTRLGTLALTCAAVDDLTAWCILAVAIAVARTGTIASAFPTIAESLVYIGVMVTLGRIFLSRLATYYRRTGRLNHFVLALIYIGVIASALITELIGIHLIFGAFLLGAIMPKNAGLVRELATKTEDFVLIFLLPVFFAYSGLRTEIGLLNRPELWILCVLVLAVAIAGKYIGTYVAARVSGIEKREASALGWLMNTRGLTELIVLNIGLELGVISPLLFTMLVIMALVTTFMTSPLLEWTYPKKLIKLDVVEAESEVETVVETTVSGDNFSRPYRILVPIANPDTQKGLVQLATAIAINNIHPATVNPLSLIELEEDYAFESTPVEADRLIQQRRQHLEELIQRLEPPTVRSYVHPIIRVSNNVARETAQIAALEQADLIIVGWHRPAFSNNRLGGRVGQILTSVPVDVAVFIDRGEERLESLLVPYSANIHDDLALILALRLLVNRDTSHLQILQVVSEHQVKDELSYEFRSLIEQMPGRISDRIDFITVAATEPIQAVVAASQNAGLTIAGTSRAWGIERQTLGRYTDELAIQCRSSLLITRRYSQVTSHLASVLAEIKSEVTN
- a CDS encoding cation:proton antiporter; its protein translation is MLSSLFAVNTASGTPLPLTDPVYIFCILLLAIATAPLIAKLLRLPPLVVLIILGAILGSNVLGILARDSQLILLEKIGLLYIMLLAGLQMDLSKFRQVGVRSLIFGLLTFGLPLTIGIVSGHGLTTSFLGSALLGILYSPHTLVSYPIVTVLGIVQKEAVAVAIGGTIVTSILTLSGLSIVQAIAGGSVGILLWIKLLILLPLLVLICLWGIPKFGQRFLFNQSVPSLSNQFIFILGCLFLTASAALLLGVDSIVGAFIAGLSLNPLIKNEKTLMERVEFVGNSLFIPAFLISVGILSNPRILFTHPENLGLALIVVTGAVGGKFLAAWIAGLFFRYSFAEIMTILGLTMSRAALVLVVALYGKQVGLLNEGLFNAIIFYILITCLIGPLVTNYFGKKVAGN